caggggatccctgcactgcctgctggttccctctccttcccctgacggtaacccatctacctacttcttttacctgaggtgtgactacctccccataactcctctcaataacctccttcgcctcccgaatgatccgaatttcatccagctccagctccagttccctaacgcggttctcgaggagctggagttgggcgcacttcccacagatgcagtcagcagggacactcttggcgacccttacctcccacattctgcaggaggaacatgcaactgccttaacctccattcccactattccaaattcccaacaaatctactttttccttacccagcagtcccctggtcctccgaaaacaaaagggaattcacttttaaacttacgctgaaattgacttcacagctgtaagcccgttcacgcacctccgttgctatccacgctgcagccaccgaaactaaaatcttttttttttctgaAGCAACACACGTTATAGCTGCATATTCAGAATCTTCTGCATTCTTACATTTTCCCTCAATCTTTTATTTAACTCAGTTTCCGTACAATTCAGTTCATTTTAATTTGCCTCATTGCAACTCCAGATCAGTTTTGTGTCCAGAACTAATCACAATTAACAAAGGAAACATCAAAGCTGAAATTAGTGCCAAGGGTCGGGGACTGCGACTGATCTTGGGATGGTCTAATGAtaattcccttttctctctcttgtAGTGAACCTGctcgcgattgtgatcctgtcccgtggaaaatgcggtctctccaaatgtgtcactcattacttggtggccatggcagtggcggatctaatggtggtgaTCATTGAAGTAATATTGAAGCGAATTAACAATATTTACTTGCCAATAAAATTCTTGTTCATCACTCCCGTATGCGCCATGAAACTTGTCACGAAAATTGCAGCACTGGACTGCTCCGTCTGGTTCAtggttgctttcacctttgatcgctttgtagccatttgttgtccGAATCTTCAACGAAAGCATTGTACCCAGAGAACGGCGAACATGGTTTCAGCGACCGTGTGTGTGCTCGGCTGCCTGAGAAGCATCCCCTTTTATTTCATGTATGAACCCCAACTTATAATTAACAACATTCCATACTTCTGCATTGAAACCTTTGCCTATTACACTTCGCCCTTCTGGGCGGTGTACGAGTGGTTTGACAGTATTTTAACACATTTAGTGCCGATCTTTTTGATCCTTTTGTTAAATACTCTCACTGTGAAACATATTCTAAAGTCCAATATCGTCCGCAGGGCGCTCCTCAGCAGCATCAATAACCAAAATGATCCAGAGAGTGAGAACcggaagagatcaatgatcttgctctttactatATCTGGTAATTTCATTCTTCTCTGGATGACATATGTTGTGCATTCCCTAAGGTGGCGGGTGAAAAACTACAATTATACAGACAGATACTATAGTAACCCAATATACATCAACCAGCAAACGGGattcatgctgcagcttctcagttcttgcaccaacacgtgtatttatgggCTGACACAGAGAAAATGCAGAGAAGAGCTGATGATTGGAATGAAATACATGATCACACTGAATGGGAGATTATGTAAATAGCAAGCAATTGACAGAAAGATGCATCTGTGTAGATTGAAAACCATACCCTTCTTCTGTCCCATAACACCAGACTGGCAGGTGATGGCAggaaacaggctgactctcttAAGAGCGAGAACTGGCCAATAAACCACCTACTCAGCCCAATGCAGCTGCATTGTaaagcacactggaccacatcagataAATATGAAGTAATATTGCAGTGTGTAAGATCGTGTCCGTTAAATGTGAAccattaataataatgcacactttgACCACATCGACTAAATGGGGAGTGTCTACGAATAATGCGCGTTCCACCACAGCTGGCAAATGTGGCGTCTTCAATGCTAATGCACACTGGATCgcatctaataaaaatgaagcagttaATGATAATGGACACGGGATCACATATGGTAAATGTGAAACGTTGAGTAATAACGTACACAGgatcacatctggtaaatgtgaaacattgggtaataatgcacactggacgcacatctggtaaatgtgaagcaacagTAATGACAAACACTGGACCAGTTAGGATAAATATGAAGCAATATTaataataaacactggaccacatctggtaaatgtgagccatttaataatattgcacactggaccatatctggtaaatgtgaactgTTCAATAATGATGCACACTGCGTTCAATAATATTGTAAACTGGAACGTGTGTGGTGTTTAGTAATTTTAATTCTTTCAGGgcatgtgggcaccgctggcaagaATAGCATTTTTTTGCCCGCCCGTAATTGCCATTGGCAactcaatggcttgctaggccagtcagttaagagccaaccacatttctTTGGGTctcgactcatagagtcatagagttatacagcgcagaaacggccccttcggcccatcgtgtccacgccggcTGTCCAGCACTTAAttattctaattccatattcctgcacttggcccgttgcTTTGGatgctattgcatttcaagtgctcatatgtagagcagagcaggtaaggacagaagactctttccctaaaggatattattgaaccagatgggtttttaacaacaatcactGACAGTTTCACGCCTCCAGTACTAATGAGCTGAAATCACAATCCCGCCACTGGCGTGATGGGGTTTGAACATGTGCGCTCAGGGAATTCGACTAGGTCTTTCCAGCACTACTTCAGTGACGTTGCCACCATGTCACCACATCCCATATGCACCGGACCTAATGCGGAAAATTTGAAACTTTTAATGATAATGCATCTTGGATCATACCTGATAAGTATTAATTCTTCaacaataatgcacactggaccacaactggtaaatgtgaaacatttaatcataatacacactgaccctcaactGTTAAATGTGTATAATGTAATAGTAATacaaactggaccacatctggtaaatcttaATCTTGCAATCATGATGAAATCTTGAACATGTCTGGTAAATGCGAAACATTTATCAATtatacacactggaacacatcttgcAAAGGTGATTCATTTCACATTAAGACACAATAGATAACATCTGGTAAATATGAAGCATATAATAATGCACAGTGCAGCACATCTGGTAAAAGTGAATCATTCAACATTAAGGTGCACTGGACAACATCTgggaaatgtgaagcatttaataatattgcaccctGGACCGCAAACactaaatgtgaagcattttacaCGAATGCACACTAGATCTCAAATGGTAAATGACCATTATTAAATGGGAATACAAaccggaccacatctggtaaatctgaatcttGCAATAATGATGCACACTGGGACACATCTTGCAAACTTGAATCAGTTAACATGAAAGCCATTGGACAATATCTgggaaatgtgaagcatttaataataattaacACTGCACCATATCTAGTAAATGTGACTCATTTAACATTACGGCACAGTGGACCACATCTAGTAAAtatgaagcatttgataataatgTGCAATGGATCTCAACTGGGAAATGATTATCATTTAATAGTAAGACAAActagaccacatctggtaaatctgaatcttttcattcctttttgcattcctttttacattttttacaatctttttttgcatttatttcatttcatcttagtttgttcagtttgcttacccactgtttttttcaggttgtttttcttcaggtttgcacttgctgatgttcaatattcagtatattcacacctaatctttactagtgctttgtctttcaacacaccattaacatattgtttgcctttgctccgtgaccttttggtcagctatgtggcctggtccaatctgcaccttctcctttgttatctcttgcccaaccccaacctcacttgtttataatctgtgacttttctaatatttgtcagttccgaagaagggtcactgacccgaaacgttaactctgcttctctttccacagatgctgccagacctgctgagtggttccagcatttcttgtttttgtttcagatttccagcatccgcagtattttgcttttataataataaTGCAAACTGGattacatctggtaaatgtgaagcatttgattatAAAGCAAACTGGATCATTTAATAGTAATACAAACTGGACCACATTTGGTAAATCTGAATCTTTTCATAATCATGCACACTTGagcacatctggtaaatgtaaatCATTTAATAATTATGCAAACTGCATTACATCTTTTAAACGTGATGCATTTGACATTAAGACACACTAGATAACATCTGAGAAATGTGAAGTATTGAATAATAATTTACACTGGAACACATCTGAtaaatgtgaagtatttaataatagtgcacattgaagcacatctgataaatgtgaatcatttagcaTGAAGGCTCACTGGAGCACATCTGGCAAACAGGAAGCATTTAATACtaatgcacactgaagcacatctggtaaatgtaaatCATTCAACTTTAAAGTGCACTGGGCAATATTTGGGAaattgaag
This genomic interval from Heterodontus francisci isolate sHetFra1 chromosome 21, sHetFra1.hap1, whole genome shotgun sequence contains the following:
- the LOC137381099 gene encoding probable G-protein coupled receptor 139 — translated: MTWNMDYPFIFEFERIYYPILAAVGITDCMPNINNKIKPEKLAIIAMSGSFCSEGNRVNLLAIVILSRGKCGLSKCVTHYLVAMAVADLMVVIIEVILKRINNIYLPIKFLFITPVCAMKLVTKIAALDCSVWFMVAFTFDRFVAICCPNLQRKHCTQRTANMVSATVCVLGCLRSIPFYFMYEPQLIINNIPYFCIETFAYYTSPFWAVYEWFDSILTHLVPIFLILLLNTLTVKHILKSNIVRRALLSSINNQNDPESENRKRSMILLFTISGNFILLWMTYVVHSLRWRVKNYNYTDRYYSNPIYINQQTGFMLQLLSSCTNTCIYGLTQRKCREELMIGMKYMITLNGRLCK